The following DNA comes from Mycobacteroides immunogenum.
CGGCGAAGACGGCGGTCGGCGACGTGCGGCGTGGCGTCGTTGCCGTTGATGGCACATAAGGTCGAGCAAACGCTAAGGTGGAGCGTCAGCACGCTCTTACACACCGGTAAGAAACATAAGGTCGCGACACGGGAGGAACGATGAGCGGTCCACAGGGAACGGAACCCGGCGGACAGTGGGCGCCGCAACCTGGGCAAGGCCAAGAGCCCTGGCAGACACCGCAATCCTCAGATCCGGCGCAGCAGGGCGAGCCGAGTTGGCAGCAGCCCGCCTACGGTCAGGGACAGCAGTATCCGCAGTACCAGCAGCCTGGTTTCCCGGGCGGTGGTTTCGGCGATCCGAGCCAGTTCGGTCAGCAGCCCGGCCAGGGATTCGGTGAGCCGAGTCAGTTCGGGCAGCCCGGCGCCTACGGCCAGCAGGGCCAGTACGGACAGCAGGGTGCATACCCCGGCCAGTACGGACAGCAGCAGGGGCAGCCGTTCCCACAGTTCGGCGCCGGTAAGCCGCAGCGGTCCACCAAGACCATCGCGATCATCGGCGGCATCGTCGCGGCCGCGGTCATCCTGATCGTGGTGCTGGTCACCGCGTTCCTGGCTCCCGGTTGGGCGATGACCACGACCCTGGATGTCAACAAGGCCCAGGACGGCGTGACGAAGATCCTGACCGATGAGACCAACGGGTACGGCGCCAAGAACGTCAAGGACGTCAAGTGCAATGACGGCAACAACCCCGAGGTGAAGA
Coding sequences within:
- a CDS encoding DUF4333 domain-containing protein gives rise to the protein MSGPQGTEPGGQWAPQPGQGQEPWQTPQSSDPAQQGEPSWQQPAYGQGQQYPQYQQPGFPGGGFGDPSQFGQQPGQGFGEPSQFGQPGAYGQQGQYGQQGAYPGQYGQQQGQPFPQFGAGKPQRSTKTIAIIGGIVAAAVILIVVLVTAFLAPGWAMTTTLDVNKAQDGVTKILTDETNGYGAKNVKDVKCNDGNNPEVKKGATFTCDVSIDGTKRQVTVTFQNDKGTYEVGRPK